A single window of Salvia splendens isolate huo1 chromosome 8, SspV2, whole genome shotgun sequence DNA harbors:
- the LOC121745020 gene encoding BEL1-like homeodomain protein 8 isoform X1 has protein sequence MNSLRPELHIAQQSRRDKLRIQQDTYFPHDILSYDASEMINFSVNPLLNTGLLKRPEEAPFPTTVAATDAQYFSTWKTIGGSQDWVANHSSIYNSTNPISALNVKPNYQGYDQELHPSLANSDINGASSIYQNIALQDIELASLRHKSSVETGHGSPWVVGGNSSSQWCGELDFSRSNAQALSLSLSSFPPPKVHETQIAERGLLQTRGVCGSSNDQDLRTWKPEMLLPPINQNVSSGSRAPGAQGLTHRNPGPLGPFTGYATILRSSRFLRPAQQMLEELCCIAGPKDDEICDVSDEILDEARVSSEGATNNNEHSMGAFVFDGSSGKSQEAGGTSCSLDAHRPENHQRKAKLLFMKDEVCKRYKQYHQQMQMVVSSFESVAGLSAATPYVSLALKMIAKHFRCLMNAIMDQLKSIKNVLRDEFSSPSAATAGNKGDANASGLKFFDRSFQKQKGAGNIGILENQHIWRPQRGLPERAVSVLRAWLFDHFLHPYPTDTDKHMLATQTGLTRNQVSNWFINARVRIWKPMVEEIHMLETKVSDNVGKSSNGKTAVEGCSQDDDSSQSLNRLRLHVVPDKQGECSGFGPPGQEGDKFKASMWNQEKRSRIEYHVQGSVDGPMMRFMPSHGSGIEGSGIGSVSLTLGLRQSPEGSQLPPTQQERHMRHYGGQIIRDFVG, from the exons ATGAACAGCTTAAGGCCTGAGCTCCACATCGCGCAGCAAAGCCGTCGAGACAAGTTGCGAATTCAGCAAGACACCTATTTCCCTCACGATATTCTAAGCTACGATGCGTCGGAGATGATCAATTTCTCTGTCAATCCGCTGCTCAACACGGGCCTCCTCAAGCGGCCCGAAGAGGCCCCCTTTCCTACCACTGTCGCTGCCACTGACGCACAATACTTTAGCACTTGGAAAACCATCGGCGGCTCACAAGATTGGGTGGCTAATCACTCCTCAATTTACAATTCTACTAATCCTATTTCGGCGCTGAATGTGAAGCCTAATTATCAAGGGTATGATCAAGAGCTGCATCCGTCTCTGGCTAATTCTGACATAAACGGCGCCTCCTCCATTTACCAGAATATTGCGTTGCAAGACATCGAACTCGCCTCTCTCCGCCACAAGAGCTCAGTGGAAACCGGCCACGGTTCGCCCTGGGTGGTTGGTGGGAACAGCTCCAGCCAATGGTGCGGCGAGCTCGATTTCTCTCGCTCCAACGCTCAAGCTCTCTCGCTCTCGCTCTCGTCCTTTCCACCTCCGAAAGTTCACGAGACTCAGATTGCTGAGAGGGGTTTGCTGCAAACGAGAGGTGTCTGTGGAAGTAGTAATGATCAGGATTTAAGAACTTGGAAGCCGGAGATGCTGTTGCCTCCGATTAATCAAAATGTGTCTAGCGGTAGTAGAGCTCCCGGGGCGCAGGGTTTGACTCATCGGAACCCTGGCCCGTTGGGTCCGTTCACCGGATACGCGACCATTCTCCGGAGCTCGAGGTTCTTGAGGCCGGCACAGCAGATGTTGGAGGAGCTCTGCTGCATTGCCGGACCTAAAGATGACGAAATTTGCGATGTTTCTGATGAGATTTTGGACGAGGCTAGGGTTTCCAGTGAAGGTGCTACTAACAATAACGAGCATTCCATGGGGGCGTTCGTGTTCGATGGTTCTAGTGGTAAGAGCCAGGAGGCCGGGGGTACGAGCTGCTCGTTGGATGCTCATCGGCCGGAGAATCATCAGAGGAAGGCGAAGCTGTTGTTTATGAAGGATGAG GTTTGCAAAAGGTATAAACAGTATCACCAGCAGATGCAAATGGTGGTGTCATCTTTTGAATCAGTGGCCGGCCTCAGTGCTGCCACTCCTTATGTGTCGTTAGCCCTAAAGATGATTGCCAAGCATTTCCGGTGTTTGATGAATGCGATAATGGACCAGCTCAAGAGCATAAAAAATGTGCTGAGGGATGAGTTCTCGTCCCCGTCTGCTGCCACAGCCGGAAACAAGGGCGATGCCAATGCTTCGGGGTTGAAGTTTTTCGATCGAAGCTTTCAAAAGCAGAAAGGGGCAGGGAATATTGGCATTCTTGAAAACCAGCATATCTGGAGGCCTCAGCGAGGCCTACCAGAACGTGCAGTTTCTGTTTTGAGAGCGTGGTTGTTCGATCATTTTCTTCATCC GTATCCTACAGACACTGACAAGCATATGTTGGCCACGCAGACCGGCCTTACTCGAAACCAG GTTTCCAACTGGTTTATCAACGCTCGTGTTCGTATATGGAAGCCGATGGTCGAAGAGATACACATGCTCGAAACCAAAGTATCTGATAATGTTGGGAAAAGTAGTAATGGCAAAACTGCAGTCGAAGGTTGCAGTCAAGACGACGACAGCAGCCAATCTTTGAACCGGCTGAGATTGCATGTTGTCCCAGACAAGCAGGGCGAATGCTCGGGTTTTGGCCCTCCCGGGCAGGAGGGGGATAAGTTTAAGGCGAGCATGTGGAATCAAGAGAAACGTTCAAGAATCGAATACCACGTCCAGGGCAGCGTTGATGGGCCAATGATGAGGTTCATGCCGTCTCACGGAAGTGGCATTGAGGGGAGCGGGATAGGGTCGGTGTCGCTGACTTTGGGTCTCAGGCAAAGCCCGGAAGGCAGTCAGCTGCCTCCGACGCAGCAGGAGAGACATATGAGGCATTATGGAGGTCAGATAATTCGAGACTTTGTTGGCTGA
- the LOC121745020 gene encoding BEL1-like homeodomain protein 8 isoform X2, protein MNSLRPELHIAQQSRRDKLRIQQDTYFPHDILSYDASEMINFSVNPLLNTGLLKRPEEAPFPTTVAATDAQYFSTWKTIGGSQDWVANHSSIYNSTNPISALNVKPNYQGYDQELHPSLANSDINGASSIYQNIALQDIELASLRHKSSVETGHGSPWVVGGNSSSQWCGELDFSRSNAQALSLSLSSFPPPKVHETQIAERGLLQTRGVCGSSNDQDLRTWKPEMLLPPINQNVSSGSRAPGAQGLTHRNPGPLGPFTGYATILRSSRFLRPAQQMLEELCCIAGPKDDEICDVSDEILDEARVSSEGATNNNEHSMGAFVFDGSSGKSQEAGGTSCSLDAHRPENHQRKAKLLFMKDELKSIKNVLRDEFSSPSAATAGNKGDANASGLKFFDRSFQKQKGAGNIGILENQHIWRPQRGLPERAVSVLRAWLFDHFLHPYPTDTDKHMLATQTGLTRNQVSNWFINARVRIWKPMVEEIHMLETKVSDNVGKSSNGKTAVEGCSQDDDSSQSLNRLRLHVVPDKQGECSGFGPPGQEGDKFKASMWNQEKRSRIEYHVQGSVDGPMMRFMPSHGSGIEGSGIGSVSLTLGLRQSPEGSQLPPTQQERHMRHYGGQIIRDFVG, encoded by the exons ATGAACAGCTTAAGGCCTGAGCTCCACATCGCGCAGCAAAGCCGTCGAGACAAGTTGCGAATTCAGCAAGACACCTATTTCCCTCACGATATTCTAAGCTACGATGCGTCGGAGATGATCAATTTCTCTGTCAATCCGCTGCTCAACACGGGCCTCCTCAAGCGGCCCGAAGAGGCCCCCTTTCCTACCACTGTCGCTGCCACTGACGCACAATACTTTAGCACTTGGAAAACCATCGGCGGCTCACAAGATTGGGTGGCTAATCACTCCTCAATTTACAATTCTACTAATCCTATTTCGGCGCTGAATGTGAAGCCTAATTATCAAGGGTATGATCAAGAGCTGCATCCGTCTCTGGCTAATTCTGACATAAACGGCGCCTCCTCCATTTACCAGAATATTGCGTTGCAAGACATCGAACTCGCCTCTCTCCGCCACAAGAGCTCAGTGGAAACCGGCCACGGTTCGCCCTGGGTGGTTGGTGGGAACAGCTCCAGCCAATGGTGCGGCGAGCTCGATTTCTCTCGCTCCAACGCTCAAGCTCTCTCGCTCTCGCTCTCGTCCTTTCCACCTCCGAAAGTTCACGAGACTCAGATTGCTGAGAGGGGTTTGCTGCAAACGAGAGGTGTCTGTGGAAGTAGTAATGATCAGGATTTAAGAACTTGGAAGCCGGAGATGCTGTTGCCTCCGATTAATCAAAATGTGTCTAGCGGTAGTAGAGCTCCCGGGGCGCAGGGTTTGACTCATCGGAACCCTGGCCCGTTGGGTCCGTTCACCGGATACGCGACCATTCTCCGGAGCTCGAGGTTCTTGAGGCCGGCACAGCAGATGTTGGAGGAGCTCTGCTGCATTGCCGGACCTAAAGATGACGAAATTTGCGATGTTTCTGATGAGATTTTGGACGAGGCTAGGGTTTCCAGTGAAGGTGCTACTAACAATAACGAGCATTCCATGGGGGCGTTCGTGTTCGATGGTTCTAGTGGTAAGAGCCAGGAGGCCGGGGGTACGAGCTGCTCGTTGGATGCTCATCGGCCGGAGAATCATCAGAGGAAGGCGAAGCTGTTGTTTATGAAGGATGAG CTCAAGAGCATAAAAAATGTGCTGAGGGATGAGTTCTCGTCCCCGTCTGCTGCCACAGCCGGAAACAAGGGCGATGCCAATGCTTCGGGGTTGAAGTTTTTCGATCGAAGCTTTCAAAAGCAGAAAGGGGCAGGGAATATTGGCATTCTTGAAAACCAGCATATCTGGAGGCCTCAGCGAGGCCTACCAGAACGTGCAGTTTCTGTTTTGAGAGCGTGGTTGTTCGATCATTTTCTTCATCC GTATCCTACAGACACTGACAAGCATATGTTGGCCACGCAGACCGGCCTTACTCGAAACCAG GTTTCCAACTGGTTTATCAACGCTCGTGTTCGTATATGGAAGCCGATGGTCGAAGAGATACACATGCTCGAAACCAAAGTATCTGATAATGTTGGGAAAAGTAGTAATGGCAAAACTGCAGTCGAAGGTTGCAGTCAAGACGACGACAGCAGCCAATCTTTGAACCGGCTGAGATTGCATGTTGTCCCAGACAAGCAGGGCGAATGCTCGGGTTTTGGCCCTCCCGGGCAGGAGGGGGATAAGTTTAAGGCGAGCATGTGGAATCAAGAGAAACGTTCAAGAATCGAATACCACGTCCAGGGCAGCGTTGATGGGCCAATGATGAGGTTCATGCCGTCTCACGGAAGTGGCATTGAGGGGAGCGGGATAGGGTCGGTGTCGCTGACTTTGGGTCTCAGGCAAAGCCCGGAAGGCAGTCAGCTGCCTCCGACGCAGCAGGAGAGACATATGAGGCATTATGGAGGTCAGATAATTCGAGACTTTGTTGGCTGA